In one window of Oscillospiraceae bacterium DNA:
- a CDS encoding DUF4956 domain-containing protein produces MFNSILTYNPVTTLPVLICMSAAVVLGIVIMLIYRTQGYYSSSFMLTLAVIPAVVQAVILVVNGNLGTAVAVAGAFSLVRFRSLAGSAKEITFVFYAMAAGLICGMGYVLFAIIFVLVVGLLVIILSKLSILEASSSTRQLKINIPENLDYSDMFDDLFEKYLKYVKLERVRTTNLGSMFELTYNIRLKDVKKEKSFIDDLRCRNGNLTIMCQSTHSPTDL; encoded by the coding sequence ATGTTTAACTCAATTCTTACCTATAATCCGGTAACAACACTACCTGTGCTTATATGTATGTCGGCAGCGGTTGTGCTCGGTATTGTAATAATGCTTATATACCGAACTCAGGGGTACTATTCGAGTAGTTTTATGCTCACGTTGGCTGTGATTCCGGCAGTTGTACAAGCTGTAATACTGGTTGTCAATGGGAATCTCGGGACCGCCGTTGCTGTTGCAGGCGCTTTCAGCCTTGTACGTTTCCGCTCTTTAGCAGGAAGTGCCAAAGAGATTACATTTGTTTTTTATGCAATGGCAGCAGGTCTTATTTGCGGAATGGGTTATGTATTATTTGCGATTATATTTGTTTTAGTTGTTGGACTGCTGGTAATTATCCTTTCTAAGCTTTCCATACTCGAAGCCTCTTCATCGACACGCCAGTTAAAAATCAATATTCCCGAAAATCTTGACTATTCCGATATGTTTGATGACCTTTTTGAAAAATACCTAAAATATGTAAAATTAGAACGGGTCCGCACAACAAATCTCGGAAGCATGTTTGAGCTCACTTATAATATCAGACTAAAAGACGTAAAAAAAGAAAAAAGCTTTATAGATGACTTACGATGCCGTAACGGCAACCTTACGATAATGTGCCAGTCAACCCACAGCCCTACCGATCTTTAA
- a CDS encoding cation-translocating P-type ATPase has translation MTRRTPLPDRGLSSDEVNERFEMGLVNVDSPIKTKSVFRIISDNILTLFNAVNFIIALALFFVGSYRNMLFCGVVISNLFIGIVQEIRAKIATDKLTLISQNECTVIREGNKLSVKNDAVVIDDVLLFHRGDSIVCDCILLDGECEVNESLITGESDPIFKKSGDMLLSGSFIVSGTCRAKAENIGNDHYASKISSGAKYIKKVNSQIMGALNSIIKTVAVIIFPIGVILFTNNYLSLGLSVKDSVESMAAAVIGMIPEGLMLLVSTVLAVSVVRLAHKKVLVQELYCIETLARVDTLCLDKTGTLTEGNMTIEDIIYVSEKCFADEILLCFTSSATDTNPTFDAIKARFKPTQIHSGYTFYPFSSSRKYSALVKDGETYYLGAGEIICPDSFAEHTSGIPKGRRILALCRQNEALCFIVIKDKIKKNAKNILEYFTRQKVNIKIISGDSAETVSAIAKELGVKNFDSYTDTSKFSDEHDFENAAEKFTIFGRVTPNGKEMLIRALQKNGHTVAMTGDGVNDVLALKAADCSVAMANGSAAARNVSHLILLDSDFDSLPDIVYEGRRSINNIRRSASLFLVKTLYTFMLSLVYLFLALPYPFIPIQLTLISVMTIGIPSFVLALEPSNERVSEAFLSEILKKAFPTALAVTLNVVIISLLTLNGTIPSYATSTIATAVTGFCGLYLLFKLCIPFNRQRIFLTIAMTIGFFGATLLFAEVFEFVPLTTPLLAITLILMFVSIFLFEASQRFLKFIASRVIK, from the coding sequence ATGACAAGACGTACACCTTTGCCCGACCGCGGTCTTTCATCAGACGAAGTGAACGAGCGCTTTGAAATGGGTTTAGTCAATGTCGATTCGCCCATCAAAACTAAATCTGTTTTCAGAATCATTTCCGATAATATTCTGACTCTGTTCAATGCTGTGAATTTCATAATCGCTTTGGCATTGTTTTTTGTCGGTTCGTATCGCAATATGCTGTTTTGCGGTGTTGTTATTTCAAATCTGTTTATTGGAATTGTTCAGGAAATACGCGCAAAAATTGCCACAGATAAACTTACACTGATTTCACAGAATGAGTGTACTGTTATCAGAGAGGGTAACAAGTTAAGTGTAAAAAACGATGCTGTTGTTATAGATGACGTGTTACTTTTCCACCGCGGAGATTCAATTGTATGCGACTGTATTTTATTGGATGGCGAATGTGAAGTTAATGAATCACTTATAACGGGTGAAAGTGATCCGATTTTTAAAAAATCCGGTGACATGCTTCTTTCCGGCAGTTTTATTGTAAGCGGAACGTGTCGTGCCAAAGCTGAGAATATAGGTAATGACCACTACGCATCTAAAATTTCAAGCGGAGCAAAATATATAAAAAAAGTCAATTCCCAGATAATGGGTGCCTTGAATTCAATAATCAAAACCGTCGCAGTTATTATATTTCCCATAGGAGTAATACTGTTTACCAACAATTATTTATCTTTGGGGCTCAGCGTTAAAGATTCAGTTGAATCCATGGCGGCGGCAGTCATCGGTATGATTCCCGAGGGACTTATGCTGCTGGTAAGCACCGTCCTCGCCGTAAGTGTTGTACGTCTGGCGCATAAAAAGGTCTTGGTACAAGAACTATATTGTATTGAAACACTTGCACGTGTTGACACACTTTGTCTTGACAAAACGGGGACACTTACCGAGGGCAATATGACCATTGAAGACATTATTTATGTTTCGGAAAAGTGTTTTGCAGACGAAATACTCCTCTGCTTCACTTCATCTGCAACCGACACAAATCCGACTTTTGATGCCATAAAAGCTCGTTTTAAGCCTACACAAATACATTCTGGCTATACATTTTATCCGTTTTCTTCGTCACGCAAATATTCTGCATTAGTTAAAGACGGTGAAACGTATTACCTCGGAGCCGGCGAAATAATTTGTCCCGATTCGTTTGCAGAACACACTTCCGGCATTCCCAAAGGACGACGCATTCTCGCACTATGCCGTCAAAACGAAGCGCTGTGTTTTATTGTCATCAAGGATAAAATTAAGAAAAATGCCAAAAATATACTTGAGTACTTCACTCGCCAAAAAGTAAATATCAAAATAATTTCAGGCGATTCCGCAGAAACAGTCTCAGCAATTGCGAAAGAGCTTGGGGTTAAGAATTTTGACAGTTATACAGATACCTCAAAATTTTCTGACGAGCATGATTTTGAAAACGCAGCGGAAAAATTTACAATTTTCGGCAGAGTCACGCCCAACGGCAAAGAAATGCTTATACGCGCTCTTCAGAAGAATGGGCACACCGTAGCAATGACTGGCGACGGTGTAAACGATGTTTTAGCACTAAAAGCGGCTGATTGTTCTGTTGCTATGGCAAACGGAAGTGCAGCAGCACGAAATGTTTCCCATCTGATTCTGCTTGATTCTGATTTTGATTCTCTGCCGGATATCGTCTACGAAGGCAGACGTTCAATTAACAATATTCGCCGTTCCGCTTCACTTTTTCTTGTAAAAACACTTTATACATTTATGCTTTCATTGGTATATCTCTTTTTAGCGCTTCCCTATCCGTTTATACCGATACAGCTTACCTTGATTTCCGTGATGACAATAGGCATCCCATCGTTTGTGTTGGCACTTGAACCTTCCAACGAAAGAGTAAGCGAAGCTTTTTTATCCGAAATACTAAAAAAAGCATTTCCAACCGCGTTAGCCGTAACACTTAATGTTGTGATCATTTCTTTATTGACGTTAAACGGAACAATTCCATCTTATGCCACGTCTACAATAGCAACAGCGGTAACAGGCTTTTGCGGTTTGTATCTACTTTTCAAATTATGCATTCCTTTCAACAGACAGCGTATTTTCTTGACAATTGCCATGACAATTGGATTTTTTGGAGCAACATTGCTTTTTGCCGAAGTGTTTGAGTTTGTACCCCTAACAACTCCACTATTAGCAATCACCCTAATACTGATGTTTGTATCAATATTCTTGTTTGAAGCATCGCAAAGATTTCTAAAATTTATCGCATCAAGGGTAATAAAATGA
- a CDS encoding carbohydrate kinase family protein: MSKGIIIAGNLIVDHVKVCDDYPKIGLLTNIREVSDCIGGCAGNTICDIAKIDPSVPLKCFGKVGNDADGTYIKNLLTSLGVNIDGVKTSQTQPTSFTDVMSAISAKERTFFHARGANAEFSIDDIDFDNLEADIFHIGYALLLDGFDAEDPEYGTVMAKTLAKVQAKGIKTCIDVVSESSDRFNRIVTPALKYCTYIIINEVEAELITGITIRDTDGKMSENAIKEACKVFFEKGVGEVVCIHFPEGGYYVDKDGNCTYMSSVNIPKSDIKGKVGAGDAFCAGMLYSLYKGFDAKYSLRVAGAAAACNLTEQNSIDGLRSFDEMMKLEAFYGVQ; the protein is encoded by the coding sequence ATGAGCAAAGGTATTATTATTGCAGGAAATCTTATCGTAGACCATGTTAAAGTTTGTGATGATTACCCCAAGATAGGCTTACTTACAAACATACGCGAAGTTTCTGACTGCATTGGCGGATGCGCCGGCAACACAATTTGCGACATAGCAAAAATTGACCCCTCTGTTCCGCTCAAGTGTTTCGGAAAAGTCGGAAATGATGCTGACGGTACTTATATCAAAAACCTGTTGACTTCTCTTGGCGTAAATATTGACGGTGTAAAGACTTCGCAAACACAACCCACCTCTTTCACAGACGTTATGTCTGCCATATCTGCCAAAGAGCGTACTTTCTTCCACGCGCGTGGCGCAAACGCCGAGTTCTCCATTGATGATATTGATTTTGATAATCTTGAAGCTGATATATTTCATATTGGTTATGCTCTTCTGCTGGACGGATTTGATGCAGAAGATCCGGAATACGGAACCGTAATGGCTAAAACTCTTGCCAAGGTTCAGGCAAAAGGTATCAAAACATGTATAGATGTTGTAAGCGAAAGCAGCGACCGTTTCAACAGAATCGTTACACCTGCGCTTAAATACTGCACATATATCATTATTAACGAGGTCGAAGCTGAACTTATAACCGGAATCACTATTCGCGATACTGACGGTAAGATGAGTGAAAACGCCATCAAAGAAGCCTGCAAGGTATTCTTTGAGAAAGGCGTCGGAGAAGTTGTGTGTATCCATTTCCCCGAAGGTGGTTACTATGTTGATAAAGACGGAAATTGTACTTACATGTCTTCAGTAAACATTCCCAAAAGCGATATAAAAGGAAAAGTGGGTGCAGGAGATGCTTTCTGCGCCGGTATGCTTTATTCTCTCTACAAAGGTTTTGATGCGAAATACTCTTTACGTGTTGCCGGCGCGGCTGCTGCCTGCAATCTCACTGAACAAAACTCCATTGACGGACTAAGATCCTTTGATGAAATGATGAAGCTTGAAGCATTTTACGGAGTGCAATAA
- a CDS encoding polyphosphate polymerase domain-containing protein, whose translation MKENFGFVFQRYEKKYLLTEDKYHNLCKDLSGYMQTDKYGLTTICNIYYDTSDFRLIRTSLEKPRYKEKFRVRSYGVPQSDSDVFLEIKKKYKNVVYKRRAVMTHEQSLKYLSNNIKPYDSQIMREIDYFFRLYELSPSVFLAYDRIAMFGIQDPELRMTFDTNIRSRFHDLNLAYGDSGELLIDNEAKYLLEIKTLNSIPLWLTRILSKNEVYPTSFSKYGRVYEKHVNKVNLDHQKENCTYV comes from the coding sequence TTGAAGGAAAATTTTGGTTTTGTTTTTCAGCGATACGAGAAAAAGTATCTGCTTACAGAAGATAAATATCATAATCTATGCAAGGATTTAAGTGGATATATGCAAACCGACAAATATGGTCTTACCACCATTTGCAACATCTACTACGACACCAGCGATTTCAGGCTTATCCGAACTTCGCTTGAAAAGCCCAGGTATAAAGAAAAATTCAGAGTAAGAAGCTACGGGGTACCACAAAGCGACAGTGACGTCTTCCTTGAAATAAAAAAGAAATATAAAAATGTCGTATACAAGCGGCGTGCAGTTATGACACATGAGCAGTCGCTTAAATATCTGAGTAACAATATTAAACCTTATGATTCCCAGATAATGCGCGAAATTGATTATTTTTTCAGGCTATATGAGCTTTCGCCATCTGTATTTCTTGCTTATGACAGAATTGCCATGTTCGGTATACAGGATCCGGAACTGCGCATGACATTCGACACCAACATCCGAAGCAGATTTCACGATCTGAATCTCGCTTACGGAGACAGTGGAGAGTTGCTTATTGACAATGAAGCAAAATATTTGCTTGAAATCAAAACACTAAATTCAATACCGCTTTGGCTCACGCGAATTTTAAGCAAAAACGAGGTCTACCCAACCTCGTTTTCAAAGTACGGAAGAGTGTACGAAAAGCATGTAAATAAAGTTAATTTAGACCATCAAAAGGAGAACTGTACATATGTTTAA
- a CDS encoding CPBP family intramembrane metalloprotease has translation MQQDSKRKILIFLVNTFIFSFIIDFFLMAKDGLANPNAESFLQLAMMMPAFCVIITQFVTHEKFRSPYLKLNFSHNVGNYTLCYFLIQFLIVFGTIIYFCIFPHKFDNGLHSMAEALRLEYGQDVDTSGIYSLMLIQIVFSVISGPFFNIVFSFGEEYGWHGYLFPKLCNIVSPLTASVICGAVRGIWYAPFIYMGYCYGIDNRLAGIVAMIISCIFIGFIKSYYTYKTKSVFPAVLMSSAYSVLAQTGVLFSSEASPNPFIGPSPSGIIGGIGIIIFGVYCAVLLRKDNSK, from the coding sequence ATGCAGCAGGATTCAAAAAGAAAAATACTTATTTTCCTTGTAAACACTTTCATTTTCAGTTTTATAATCGATTTTTTTCTCATGGCAAAGGATGGTCTTGCAAATCCAAATGCGGAATCTTTTTTGCAACTTGCAATGATGATGCCGGCATTTTGCGTTATAATCACTCAGTTTGTTACGCATGAAAAATTCAGAAGTCCGTACCTCAAGCTGAATTTTAGCCACAACGTTGGTAACTACACGCTGTGTTATTTCCTTATCCAGTTTCTGATTGTTTTCGGAACAATTATTTATTTTTGCATTTTTCCACATAAATTTGACAACGGCCTTCATTCCATGGCAGAAGCTTTACGCCTGGAGTACGGGCAGGATGTTGACACAAGCGGTATATACAGTTTGATGCTTATTCAAATTGTATTTTCAGTTATTTCAGGACCGTTTTTCAACATAGTATTCTCTTTTGGAGAAGAATACGGCTGGCACGGGTATTTATTCCCCAAACTTTGCAACATCGTTTCACCTTTAACTGCGTCTGTTATATGCGGCGCTGTCCGTGGCATCTGGTATGCACCTTTCATCTATATGGGTTACTGTTACGGTATAGACAATCGTTTAGCAGGCATTGTTGCCATGATTATATCTTGTATTTTCATCGGCTTTATTAAATCGTATTACACATACAAAACAAAAAGCGTATTCCCAGCAGTGCTCATGAGCAGTGCATACAGTGTTCTTGCACAAACAGGTGTTTTGTTCAGCAGCGAAGCATCGCCCAATCCATTTATCGGTCCTTCCCCATCGGGAATAATCGGCGGTATAGGAATAATAATTTTCGGCGTATACTGCGCCGTCTTACTTAGAAAGGATAATTCAAAATGA
- a CDS encoding LytR family transcriptional regulator codes for MKYSLRNFALTFLISLIIFGAIAWSVVGSLKNMSQDILTGQVVNNLEDDKSFVDKNDLNDNSQTEFKGKSFNFLAVGLDKFPPSQKYIINHVDDDIPYSTMEAIMIVRADKEKEKFIFISLPTDFIINFKGENMPLGQLTKVLNINDPDQLNLLINEITALTGLKINYHAFIDMESFVEALDNLGGISYNVPTEMKYQDPEQDLTISFKKNQKLTKASDILKMLRFVTYNSPNEASENSFNFEKAKSEALRTQLHMSFVNELFEKMLTAENIISIPIWIPDLFKSTITNFGLEIVKDNVDLIFSYKNYSHVNLVYSETYNSHITEKYSDYEPNKEQIKASVAKISTEIGKLV; via the coding sequence ATGAAATATTCTTTACGAAATTTTGCATTGACTTTTTTGATTTCACTTATAATTTTTGGTGCAATCGCATGGAGTGTTGTAGGTTCTTTAAAAAATATGAGCCAAGACATACTTACCGGACAAGTTGTGAACAACTTGGAAGATGACAAAAGTTTTGTTGATAAAAACGATTTAAACGATAATTCTCAAACTGAATTCAAAGGCAAGAGCTTTAATTTTCTTGCGGTCGGGCTTGATAAATTTCCACCCTCGCAAAAATACATTATAAATCACGTCGATGATGATATCCCTTACAGCACAATGGAAGCGATAATGATAGTGAGAGCCGACAAGGAAAAGGAGAAGTTTATTTTTATTTCCCTGCCCACGGATTTTATCATAAATTTCAAAGGTGAAAATATGCCGTTGGGGCAGCTTACAAAAGTTTTGAATATCAACGACCCCGATCAACTTAATCTTTTGATAAACGAAATCACTGCTCTTACAGGGTTGAAAATTAATTATCATGCTTTTATCGACATGGAAAGCTTTGTTGAAGCCCTTGATAACCTGGGAGGCATAAGTTATAACGTTCCGACTGAAATGAAATATCAGGATCCCGAGCAGGACCTCACAATTTCTTTTAAAAAGAATCAAAAACTCACAAAAGCATCTGATATACTGAAAATGCTGAGATTTGTAACCTATAATTCTCCTAATGAAGCATCTGAAAATTCATTCAATTTTGAAAAAGCAAAAAGCGAAGCATTGCGTACTCAGTTACACATGAGTTTTGTCAATGAACTGTTTGAAAAAATGCTTACAGCCGAAAACATTATTTCTATTCCGATTTGGATACCGGATTTATTCAAATCAACTATAACAAACTTTGGTTTAGAAATTGTAAAGGACAACGTTGACCTCATATTCTCTTACAAGAATTATTCACATGTAAATCTCGTGTATTCTGAGACTTATAATAGCCATATCACGGAAAAGTATTCGGATTACGAGCCAAACAAAGAGCAAATTAAAGCTTCTGTTGCAAAAATTTCAACCGAAATCGGAAAACTTGTGTAA
- a CDS encoding DNA topoisomerase III, with translation MSKTLILAEKPSVGKEIARVLGCRQSSNGYMSGEKYIVTWAMGHLVTLCEPEHYGDKFKKWTIESLPMLPEKMELRVIPETAKQFSVVKSLLHSNEVSQLVIATDAGREGELVARWILIKAGFSKPIKRLWISSQTDKAIKEGFANLKNGNEYFSLYLSAKSRAEADWIVGFNATRALTCKYNAQLSAGRVQTPTLAIIAERENEIKNFVPKNYFNIVADLGKFTARYIDKNRNSMVFDAHSAETIAQRTENGTLRLIKLDSDLKHTAPPMLYDLTELQRDANKTYGYSPKQTLSIMQRLYETHKALTYPRTDSRYLTDDILPTIKERLKAISIPDFSEFTSEISRQGFTLSKLCFNNAKVTDHHAIIPTEQRVSLSSLSIEERRIYNMVVKRFLTCFYPKHKFRKITAEFTNEFGDRFYATGREITDIGWKKIYTVHDDIEEDEQILPTLDDVTSLKAQTVEIKALKTGAPSRYTEATLLSAMENPAKFIEDKSMREYIGGGLGTPATRADIIEKLYNSFYIEKKGNTIYPTSKAMQLIEIVPKDLRQPLLTAQWEMKLEAIHKGELKADAFVNDIKAYTKSLIKDICESENSYNHDNITIHICPECGKYMLSVNSKKGKLLVCQDRNCGWRENVVTETNIRCPECHKKMELRGDGEKKMYVCKCGFREKASIMHDKLKSSHVSKQDIRKYMNTKPQNDPSLSPFAIAMQKAQKDKKEQ, from the coding sequence ATGTCGAAAACACTTATACTTGCAGAGAAACCCTCTGTCGGAAAAGAAATAGCGCGTGTCCTGGGATGCCGTCAATCTTCAAACGGATATATGTCAGGCGAAAAATATATTGTGACTTGGGCAATGGGTCATTTGGTTACACTTTGTGAGCCCGAACATTACGGGGACAAATTCAAAAAGTGGACAATCGAATCGTTGCCTATGTTACCTGAAAAAATGGAGCTTCGCGTTATTCCCGAAACCGCAAAACAGTTTAGTGTTGTAAAATCACTTTTGCACAGCAACGAAGTTTCACAGCTTGTAATCGCAACAGATGCAGGACGCGAAGGTGAACTTGTTGCGCGCTGGATACTGATAAAAGCCGGTTTTTCAAAGCCCATTAAAAGGCTTTGGATTTCTTCCCAGACTGATAAAGCCATAAAAGAAGGTTTTGCCAATCTTAAAAACGGAAATGAATACTTCTCCCTATATTTATCTGCAAAATCAAGAGCTGAAGCAGACTGGATAGTCGGTTTTAATGCAACACGCGCCTTAACATGTAAATATAATGCTCAGCTTTCCGCAGGCAGAGTTCAGACCCCTACCCTTGCAATTATCGCAGAGCGCGAAAATGAGATTAAAAATTTTGTACCTAAGAATTATTTCAATATTGTCGCAGATTTGGGTAAATTCACTGCCCGTTACATTGACAAAAACCGTAATTCGATGGTTTTTGATGCACATTCAGCTGAAACCATTGCGCAACGCACTGAAAATGGTACCCTCAGGCTTATAAAACTGGATTCCGATCTTAAGCACACTGCACCGCCGATGCTTTATGACCTGACCGAGCTCCAGCGCGATGCAAACAAAACCTATGGTTATTCCCCCAAGCAAACCCTCTCCATAATGCAACGGCTTTATGAAACACACAAAGCCCTCACCTACCCCCGTACTGATTCGCGCTATCTCACTGACGATATACTTCCCACTATCAAAGAAAGACTTAAAGCTATAAGTATACCGGATTTTTCGGAATTTACTTCTGAAATCAGCAGACAAGGTTTTACGCTTTCAAAGCTATGCTTCAATAATGCAAAAGTAACTGATCACCACGCAATTATCCCAACTGAACAGCGTGTTTCATTATCCTCGTTATCTATCGAAGAACGCAGAATATATAATATGGTGGTTAAACGCTTTTTGACTTGCTTCTATCCCAAGCACAAATTCAGAAAAATCACAGCAGAGTTCACAAATGAATTCGGGGATAGATTTTATGCAACCGGTCGAGAAATAACGGATATAGGCTGGAAAAAAATTTACACCGTGCACGACGATATCGAAGAAGACGAGCAGATACTCCCAACCTTGGACGATGTTACGTCACTTAAAGCGCAAACGGTGGAAATAAAGGCACTTAAAACAGGCGCCCCATCGCGTTATACAGAAGCTACCCTTCTTTCTGCAATGGAAAACCCTGCAAAATTCATCGAAGATAAATCAATGCGTGAATATATTGGTGGCGGTCTCGGAACGCCTGCCACCCGTGCAGATATAATAGAAAAGCTTTACAACAGCTTTTACATTGAGAAAAAAGGCAATACGATTTACCCCACCTCTAAAGCCATGCAACTCATAGAAATTGTCCCAAAAGACCTTCGTCAACCTTTACTGACAGCTCAATGGGAAATGAAGCTTGAGGCTATACACAAAGGTGAACTTAAGGCAGATGCTTTTGTGAATGATATCAAGGCATATACAAAATCGCTTATAAAGGATATCTGCGAAAGTGAAAATTCCTATAATCATGATAACATAACCATTCATATTTGTCCCGAATGCGGAAAATACATGCTTTCCGTCAACAGCAAAAAAGGCAAATTGCTTGTTTGTCAGGACAGAAATTGCGGTTGGCGTGAAAACGTTGTTACCGAAACCAACATTCGTTGCCCCGAATGTCACAAAAAAATGGAACTTCGCGGTGACGGTGAAAAGAAAATGTATGTTTGCAAATGCGGTTTTCGTGAAAAAGCCTCAATAATGCATGATAAACTGAAAAGCTCGCATGTTAGCAAGCAGGATATTCGAAAGTATATGAATACAAAGCCACAAAACGATCCTTCACTAAGCCCGTTTGCCATAGCCATGCAAAAAGCCCAAAAAGACAAAAAGGAACAGTAA
- the mtaB gene encoding tRNA (N(6)-L-threonylcarbamoyladenosine(37)-C(2))-methylthiotransferase MtaB: MKKIGIMTLGCRVNQYESQAIAEGLERLGYCIVSFSDDCDVYIINTCTVTSESDRKSKQMIGRALARKKDNSEIIVCVIGCYTQNKMQIEKNAEALFKDGIDFIGGNTDKSRLPQLLHEYISSQNNQKVNILTNIDNVGDFEDITVKKSNNVRAFLKVQDGCNNFCTYCIVPRVRGRIRSKSIENVKNDLIGLRNSGYEEVVFCGIEISSYGNDGGDSLLTLAELAQELGFKRVRFGSLNPIVFSENFTRKLSQIKVVMPHFHLSVQSASSRVLSVMGRKYDSGQLKKCVENIYKYFEHVTLSCDIICGFPGETTEDFEETAAFIKSNEIIHAHIFPYSKRLGTPAAEFPNQHTNKTKKERCAALSHIAFEKKKYIYEAQVGKKVTVLIENFKSGYWFGHTEKFLPVAIKKDCKPGEFVQVTLENNFDFISDEYCFIIE, translated from the coding sequence ATGAAAAAAATCGGAATTATGACACTCGGTTGCCGGGTAAATCAATACGAATCACAAGCAATAGCTGAGGGGCTGGAACGTTTAGGCTATTGCATTGTTTCTTTTTCTGATGATTGCGATGTTTACATAATCAACACCTGCACTGTAACTTCAGAAAGCGATAGAAAAAGCAAGCAGATGATTGGACGTGCACTTGCACGAAAAAAAGATAACAGTGAAATTATTGTTTGCGTCATAGGGTGTTACACTCAGAACAAGATGCAAATCGAAAAAAACGCAGAAGCTCTTTTTAAAGATGGCATCGATTTTATCGGTGGAAACACAGATAAATCCAGGTTGCCGCAGCTTCTTCATGAGTATATCAGTTCGCAGAACAATCAAAAGGTTAATATTCTCACCAACATTGATAATGTTGGTGACTTTGAAGACATAACGGTAAAAAAGAGCAATAATGTGCGCGCTTTTTTGAAGGTACAGGATGGATGTAATAATTTTTGCACATATTGCATTGTTCCGCGCGTTCGCGGACGTATACGCTCAAAATCGATTGAGAACGTCAAAAATGACCTTATCGGCTTGAGAAACAGCGGTTATGAAGAAGTTGTATTTTGCGGCATAGAGATTTCGTCTTACGGCAATGACGGCGGAGACAGTCTGTTGACACTTGCGGAACTTGCTCAGGAACTGGGATTTAAACGTGTACGCTTCGGTTCGCTCAACCCTATCGTTTTCAGCGAAAATTTTACGAGGAAGCTCAGCCAAATCAAAGTTGTGATGCCGCATTTCCACCTTTCCGTCCAAAGTGCAAGCTCACGGGTTTTATCTGTAATGGGAAGAAAATATGATTCCGGACAGTTAAAAAAATGTGTTGAAAACATCTACAAATATTTTGAACACGTCACACTCTCATGCGATATCATCTGCGGATTTCCCGGAGAAACAACTGAAGATTTTGAAGAGACTGCCGCTTTTATCAAATCAAACGAAATTATACACGCCCACATTTTTCCATACTCAAAGCGTCTGGGCACTCCCGCCGCTGAGTTTCCCAATCAACACACTAACAAGACAAAAAAAGAACGATGTGCGGCTTTATCGCACATCGCATTTGAAAAAAAGAAATATATTTACGAAGCTCAAGTCGGAAAAAAAGTCACAGTACTGATTGAAAATTTCAAAAGCGGTTACTGGTTTGGGCATACAGAAAAATTCTTGCCGGTCGCAATCAAGAAAGATTGCAAACCGGGTGAATTTGTTCAGGTAACTTTAGAAAACAATTTTGATTTCATATCTGACGAATATTGTTTTATAATTGAATAA